Proteins encoded in a region of the Populus alba chromosome 13, ASM523922v2, whole genome shotgun sequence genome:
- the LOC118044047 gene encoding probable aldo-keto reductase 1 produces MAEEQKVIIPRVKLGNQGLEVSKLGFGCMGLSGMYNAPLSEEVVISIIKEAYSKGITFFDTADVYGPHTNEILVGKALKHLPREKIQLATKFGIVPNGSDFKNCAINGSPEYIRACCDASLKRLDLECIDLYYQHRTDTSVPIEETMGELKKLVEEGKVKYIGLSEASPDTIKRAHAVHPISAVQMEWSLWSRDIEEEIIPLCRELGIAVVAYSPIGRGFFGGRAVVESLPSETVLKSHPRFTEENIEKNKVFYTRIEKLAAKHGCTPAQLALAWVINQGDDVVPIPGTTKIKNLYDNVGSLQVKLTKEDLKEISDAVPINEVAGVRSPQFHLTWKFADTPQPKSSQV; encoded by the exons ATGGCCGAGGAACAGAAAGTTATCATTCCAAGAGTGAAACTGGGTAACCAAGGATTAGAG GTCTCAAAGTTGGGCTTTGGATGCATGGGGCTTTCTGGAATGTACAATGCCCCCCTCTCTGAAGAGGTTGTGATTTCAATCATCAAGGAAGCTTATAGCAAGGGGATTACTTTTTTTGATACAGCAGATGTTTATGGACCTCACACTAATGAAATCTTAGTTGGGAAG GCATTGAAGCATTTGCCTAGAGAAAAGATCCAGTTGGCTACAAAATTTGGCATTGTTCCAAACGgttctgattttaaaaattgtgCAATCAATGGCAGTCCTGAATACATCCGTGCATGTTGCGATGCTAGCCTGAAGCGTCTTGATCTGGAGTGCATTGATCTCTACTATCAGCACCGTACCGACACTTCCGTTCCAATAGAGGAAACT ATGGGAGAGCTTAAGAAGTTAGTGGAAGAGGGAAAAGTTAAGTATATTGGATTATCTGAAGCAAGTCCCGACACAATAAAGAGGGCGCATGCAGTCCATCCCATTAGTGCAGTACAAATGGAATGGTCACTTTGGTCTCGTGAcattgaagaagaaataatCCCACTTTGCAG GGAACTTGGAATTGCAGTAGTTGCATATAGCCCTATCGGTCGTGGTTTTTTTGGTGGCAGAGCAGTCGTGGAAAGTTTGCCTTCGGAGACTGTACTG AAATCACATCCAAGGTTCACGGAAGAAAATATCGAGAAGAACAAGGTGTTTTATACTCGAATAGAAAAACTGGCTGCAAAGCATGGCTGTACTCCTGCTCAGCTTGCCCTTGCTTGGGTTATCAATCAAGGGGATGATGTGGTCCCTATCCCTG GAACCACTAAGATTAAAAATCTGTACGACAATGTTGGATCATTGCAAGTTAAGCTGACAAAAGAAGATTTAAAGGAAATCTCCGACGCTGTTCCCATCAATGAAGTGGCTGGAGTAAGATCTCCGCAGTTCCATCTTACATGGAAGTTCGCTGACACACCACAACCTAAAAGTAGCCAAGTCTGA
- the LOC118044049 gene encoding fatty alcohol:caffeoyl-CoA acyltransferase isoform X2, whose amino-acid sequence MHYINDTGSLVAGRTVNEFEGGGVAFGLSCTHMNADPTSITILFKSWIESHRQEPIEHPPLFKSTTLHHQQAPNTSTKPDNYYATKGNAETPSVKMVTATFKFSDSAIKKWLDEVRDQCAKATPFDLLAALFWTRVAHLKAPKNDNKHSLSICLDFRRLVQPPIPLGYFGNALHFSLLTLDEEEMDYGKLGHVVELVHRHVSDVGEEEVWSVVDWFESQKEEGGKYAQPFRMYGPELTCVSMEHMILGHKSLMFSASFKSDEKPVHVACHVGNVRGEGLIVVLPSVEEGLARTVMVTLPEEEMPKLCEDQAIQCLQPTLLIGGR is encoded by the exons ATGCATTACATTAATGATACCGGCAGCTTGGTAGCTGGACGGACG GTAAATGAATTTGAAGGAGGAGGTGTAGCTTTTGGGCTAAGTTGTACACACATGAATGCAGACCCAACTTCCATAACTATACTCTTCAAATCCTGGATTGAGAGTCACCGCCAGGAGCCCATTGAGCACCCACCCCTGTTCAAATCAACTACCCTCCATCACCAACAAGCTCCTAATACCAGCACTAAACCAGACAATTACTATGCAACTAAGGGCAATGCAGAAACTCCCTCGGTGAAAATGGTCACAGCCACGTTCAAGTTCTCCGATTCAGCAATCAAGAAATGGCTTGACGAAGTGCGTGATCAATGTGCTAAAGCTACTCCTTTTGATTTGCTAGCTGCACTCTTTTGGACACGTGTTGCACATCTAAAGGCTCCAAAaaacgacaacaaacactcccTCTCAATTTGCTTGGACTTTAGAAGGCTAGTGCAGCCACCAATTCCTCTTGGTTACTTTGGCAATGCATTGCATTTTTCACTGCTGACACTAGATGAGGAAGAAATGGACTACGGGAAGTTGGGACATGTGGTGGAGTTGGTGCATCGCCATGTTTCAGATGTAGGGGAAGAGGAGGTCTGGTCTGTTGTAGATTGGTTTGAATCACAGAAGGAAGAGGGAGGGAAGTATGCACAACCTTTTAGAATGTATGGTCCTGAGCTAACTTGTGTCAGCATGGAACACATGATATTAGGGCATAAATCGTTGATGTTCTCAGCAAGTTTCAAGAGTGATGAAAAACCAGTTCACGTTGCATGTCATGTTGGAAATGTGAGGGGTGAAGGTCTGATTGTGGTACTGCCTTCCGTAGAAGAAGGGCTTGCAAGGACAGTGATGGTAACCTTGCCAGAGGAGGAGATGCCTAAATTATGCGAGGATCAAGCTATCCAGTGTCTCCAACCAACATTGCTGATAGGTGGAAGATAA
- the LOC118044048 gene encoding probable aldo-keto reductase 1 isoform X1, with product MAEEQKVIIPRVKLGNQGLEVSKLGFGCMGLSGIYNAPLPEEVGISFIKEAYSKGITFFDTADVYGPHTNEILVGKALKHLPREKIQLATKFGVFPNRTEIKNPAINGSPEYIRACCDTSLKRLDLECIDLYYQHRVDTSVPIEETVC from the exons ATGGCCGAGGAACAGAAAGTTATCATTCCAAGAGTGAAACTGGGTAACCAAGGATTAGAG GTCTCAAAGTTGGGCTTTGGATGCATGGGGCTTTCTGGAATCTACAATGCCCCACTCCCTGAAGAGGTTGGTATTTCATTCATCAAGGAAGCTTATAGCAAGGGGATTACTTTTTTTGATACAGCAGATGTTTATGGACCTCACACTAATGAAATCTTGGTTGGGAAG GCATTGAAGCATTTGCCTAGAGAAAAGATCCAGTTGGCTACAAAATTTGGCGTTTTTCCAAACCGTACTGAAATCAAGAACCCTGCAATCAATGGCAGTCCTGAATACATCCGTGCATGTTGCGATACTAGCCTGAAGCGTCTTGATCTGGAGTGCATTGATCTCTACTATCAGCACCGTGTCGACACTTCCGTTCCAATAGAGGAAACTGTATGCTAG
- the LOC118044049 gene encoding protein ECERIFERUM 26-like isoform X1 — protein sequence MVKKHSRVSVRSMLTAVSSNPVGSGKTHPLSVLDHAMGLHTVHVVFYYRKNPFGIFDVDPLRIALSEVLCLYPQATGRLTRGESGNWLVKCNDAGVRVLRAKVEATMDEWLRSADGSEEKDLTFWEEIPEEPSTWSPFRIQVNEFEGGGVAFGLSCTHMNADPTSITILFKSWIESHRQEPIEHPPLFKSTTLHHQQAPNTSTKPDNYYATKGNAETPSVKMVTATFKFSDSAIKKWLDEVRDQCAKATPFDLLAALFWTRVAHLKAPKNDNKHSLSICLDFRRLVQPPIPLGYFGNALHFSLLTLDEEEMDYGKLGHVVELVHRHVSDVGEEEVWSVVDWFESQKEEGGKYAQPFRMYGPELTCVSMEHMILGHKSLMFSASFKSDEKPVHVACHVGNVRGEGLIVVLPSVEEGLARTVMVTLPEEEMPKLCEDQAIQCLQPTLLIGGR from the exons atggtgaaaaaaCATAGTAGGGTTAGTGTCCGTTCAATGCTAACGGCAGTATCCAGTAACCCAGTCGGGTCGGGTAAAACTCATCCATTATCAGTACTTGATCATGCAATGGGTCTCCATACAGTACATGTAGTTTTTTACTACAGGAAAAACCCATTTGGGATTTTTGACGTAGATCCTTTAAGGATTGCTTTGTCAGAGGTTCTTTGTTTGTACCCACAAGCTACGGGTCGGTTGACCCGAGGGGAGTCGGGTAATTGGTTAGTGAAGTGTAATGATGCTGGTGTTAGAGTTTTGAGAGCAAAAGTTGAGGCCACCATGGATGAATGGCTGAGATCAGCTGATGGTTCAGAGGAGAAAGATTTAACGTTTTGGGAGGAAATTCCCGAGGAACCTAGTACATGGTCACCCTTTCGaatccag GTAAATGAATTTGAAGGAGGAGGTGTAGCTTTTGGGCTAAGTTGTACACACATGAATGCAGACCCAACTTCCATAACTATACTCTTCAAATCCTGGATTGAGAGTCACCGCCAGGAGCCCATTGAGCACCCACCCCTGTTCAAATCAACTACCCTCCATCACCAACAAGCTCCTAATACCAGCACTAAACCAGACAATTACTATGCAACTAAGGGCAATGCAGAAACTCCCTCGGTGAAAATGGTCACAGCCACGTTCAAGTTCTCCGATTCAGCAATCAAGAAATGGCTTGACGAAGTGCGTGATCAATGTGCTAAAGCTACTCCTTTTGATTTGCTAGCTGCACTCTTTTGGACACGTGTTGCACATCTAAAGGCTCCAAAaaacgacaacaaacactcccTCTCAATTTGCTTGGACTTTAGAAGGCTAGTGCAGCCACCAATTCCTCTTGGTTACTTTGGCAATGCATTGCATTTTTCACTGCTGACACTAGATGAGGAAGAAATGGACTACGGGAAGTTGGGACATGTGGTGGAGTTGGTGCATCGCCATGTTTCAGATGTAGGGGAAGAGGAGGTCTGGTCTGTTGTAGATTGGTTTGAATCACAGAAGGAAGAGGGAGGGAAGTATGCACAACCTTTTAGAATGTATGGTCCTGAGCTAACTTGTGTCAGCATGGAACACATGATATTAGGGCATAAATCGTTGATGTTCTCAGCAAGTTTCAAGAGTGATGAAAAACCAGTTCACGTTGCATGTCATGTTGGAAATGTGAGGGGTGAAGGTCTGATTGTGGTACTGCCTTCCGTAGAAGAAGGGCTTGCAAGGACAGTGATGGTAACCTTGCCAGAGGAGGAGATGCCTAAATTATGCGAGGATCAAGCTATCCAGTGTCTCCAACCAACATTGCTGATAGGTGGAAGATAA
- the LOC118044049 gene encoding fatty alcohol:caffeoyl-CoA acyltransferase isoform X3, producing the protein MAVNEFEGGGVAFGLSCTHMNADPTSITILFKSWIESHRQEPIEHPPLFKSTTLHHQQAPNTSTKPDNYYATKGNAETPSVKMVTATFKFSDSAIKKWLDEVRDQCAKATPFDLLAALFWTRVAHLKAPKNDNKHSLSICLDFRRLVQPPIPLGYFGNALHFSLLTLDEEEMDYGKLGHVVELVHRHVSDVGEEEVWSVVDWFESQKEEGGKYAQPFRMYGPELTCVSMEHMILGHKSLMFSASFKSDEKPVHVACHVGNVRGEGLIVVLPSVEEGLARTVMVTLPEEEMPKLCEDQAIQCLQPTLLIGGR; encoded by the exons ATGGCG GTAAATGAATTTGAAGGAGGAGGTGTAGCTTTTGGGCTAAGTTGTACACACATGAATGCAGACCCAACTTCCATAACTATACTCTTCAAATCCTGGATTGAGAGTCACCGCCAGGAGCCCATTGAGCACCCACCCCTGTTCAAATCAACTACCCTCCATCACCAACAAGCTCCTAATACCAGCACTAAACCAGACAATTACTATGCAACTAAGGGCAATGCAGAAACTCCCTCGGTGAAAATGGTCACAGCCACGTTCAAGTTCTCCGATTCAGCAATCAAGAAATGGCTTGACGAAGTGCGTGATCAATGTGCTAAAGCTACTCCTTTTGATTTGCTAGCTGCACTCTTTTGGACACGTGTTGCACATCTAAAGGCTCCAAAaaacgacaacaaacactcccTCTCAATTTGCTTGGACTTTAGAAGGCTAGTGCAGCCACCAATTCCTCTTGGTTACTTTGGCAATGCATTGCATTTTTCACTGCTGACACTAGATGAGGAAGAAATGGACTACGGGAAGTTGGGACATGTGGTGGAGTTGGTGCATCGCCATGTTTCAGATGTAGGGGAAGAGGAGGTCTGGTCTGTTGTAGATTGGTTTGAATCACAGAAGGAAGAGGGAGGGAAGTATGCACAACCTTTTAGAATGTATGGTCCTGAGCTAACTTGTGTCAGCATGGAACACATGATATTAGGGCATAAATCGTTGATGTTCTCAGCAAGTTTCAAGAGTGATGAAAAACCAGTTCACGTTGCATGTCATGTTGGAAATGTGAGGGGTGAAGGTCTGATTGTGGTACTGCCTTCCGTAGAAGAAGGGCTTGCAAGGACAGTGATGGTAACCTTGCCAGAGGAGGAGATGCCTAAATTATGCGAGGATCAAGCTATCCAGTGTCTCCAACCAACATTGCTGATAGGTGGAAGATAA
- the LOC118044048 gene encoding probable aldo-keto reductase 1 isoform X2: MAEEQKVIIPRVKLGNQGLEVSKLGFGCMGLSGIYNAPLPEEALKHLPREKIQLATKFGVFPNRTEIKNPAINGSPEYIRACCDTSLKRLDLECIDLYYQHRVDTSVPIEETVC, encoded by the exons ATGGCCGAGGAACAGAAAGTTATCATTCCAAGAGTGAAACTGGGTAACCAAGGATTAGAG GTCTCAAAGTTGGGCTTTGGATGCATGGGGCTTTCTGGAATCTACAATGCCCCACTCCCTGAAGAG GCATTGAAGCATTTGCCTAGAGAAAAGATCCAGTTGGCTACAAAATTTGGCGTTTTTCCAAACCGTACTGAAATCAAGAACCCTGCAATCAATGGCAGTCCTGAATACATCCGTGCATGTTGCGATACTAGCCTGAAGCGTCTTGATCTGGAGTGCATTGATCTCTACTATCAGCACCGTGTCGACACTTCCGTTCCAATAGAGGAAACTGTATGCTAG